In a genomic window of Scyliorhinus torazame isolate Kashiwa2021f chromosome 5, sScyTor2.1, whole genome shotgun sequence:
- the LOC140421032 gene encoding glucose-dependent insulinotropic receptor isoform X1, with translation MDVNQFGSILTVLSLLIIASNAVVIMALALMILKNRSASLCFILNLAVADMLLGFTCFGTAVLVLSRQSFATSRELCMLRISLTISPSAASILTMVSVAFDRFLAIKLPLQYCRLMTDKMVALIMTGLWIVALLIGFLPLIVQQLQPNEYNGTCTLFSVVNPKYFIIVFCACFFPASLIFVYFYSIILKIAYSHTRQILESERISSASSPAPPPRCHIRDVKAVKIIAILVGCFMVAWTPFFTASTVQACCTKCKLHKIIEDYLWLLGVCNSLMNPLIYSYWQKDVRMQVFQMCCSAKIRISPMFSCIHCQRKVGDIQSPGTVRWNEGEIHGTCPAIGTVSFHMTTNTLKDAAYSS, from the coding sequence ATGGATGTTAATCAGTTTGGCAGCATTTTGACAGTACTTTCACTGCTAATCATTGCTTCCAATGCTGTAGTGATAATGGCACTGGCCCTGATGATTCTGAAGAACAGATCTGCTAGCTTGTGCTTCATCTTGAACTTGGCAGTTGCAGACATGCTGTTGGGATTTACCTGCTTTGGAACAGCTGTACTAGTGCTAAGCAGACAGAGTTTCGCTACCAGCAGGGAATTGTGCATGTTACGGATTTCACTTACAATCTCACCCTCCGCTGCCTCTATACTAACAATGGTCTCCGTCGCTTTCGATCGTTTTCTAGCCATAAAACTACCTTTACAGTACTGCCGACTGATGACAGATAAAATGGTGGCTTTGATCATGACCGGCCTCTGGATTGTAGCACTTCTAATTGGGTTCCTTCCATTGATCGTTCAGCAGCTACAGCCTAATGAATATAATGGTACCTGTACCCTGTTCTCGGTCGTCAATCCTAAGTATTTTATAATTGTATTTTGTGCTTGTTTTTTTCCGGCCTCATTAATCTTCGTCTACTTCTATAGCATAATCCTCAAAATAGCATATtcacacacacgccagatcctTGAAAGTGAGCGAATTAGCTCTGCCTCCAGCCCTGCTCCACCACCACGCTGTCACATCCGTGATGTCAAAGCGGTGAAGATTATAGCGATACTCGTTGGATGTTTTATGGTTGCGTGGACCCCGTTCTTCACTGCAAGCACCGTGCAAGCATGTTGCACCAAATGCAAATTACATAAAATCATTGAAGACTACCTCTGGCTTCTTGGTGTTTGCAACTCTTTGATGAATCCACTAATTTATTCCTATTGGCAAAAGGATGTGAGAATGCAGGTTTTTCAGATGTGCTGTTCTGCAAAAATCAGGATTTCTCCCATGTTCAGCTGCATCCATTGTCAGAGGAAAGTGGGTGACATCCAGAGCCCTGGAACTGTGAGATGGAATGAAGGCGAAATACATGGAACCTGTCCAGCAATTGGTACAGTCAGTTTTCACATGACGACGAATACACTGAAAG
- the LOC140421032 gene encoding glucose-dependent insulinotropic receptor isoform X2 — protein sequence MDVNQFGSILTVLSLLIIASNAVVIMALALMILKNRSASLCFILNLAVADMLLGFTCFGTAVLVLSRQSFATSRELCMLRISLTISPSAASILTMVSVAFDRFLAIKLPLQYCRLMTDKMVALIMTGLWIVALLIGFLPLIVQQLQPNEYNGTCTLFSVVNPKYFIIVFCACFFPASLIFVYFYSIILKIAYSHTRQILESERISSASSPAPPPRCHIRDVKAVKIIAILVGCFMVAWTPFFTASTVQACCTKCKLHKIIEDYLWLLGVCNSLMNPLIYSYWQKDVRMQVFQMCCSAKIRISPMFSCIHCQRKVGDIQSPGTVRWNEGEIHGTCPAIGTVSFHMTTNTLKDA from the coding sequence ATGGATGTTAATCAGTTTGGCAGCATTTTGACAGTACTTTCACTGCTAATCATTGCTTCCAATGCTGTAGTGATAATGGCACTGGCCCTGATGATTCTGAAGAACAGATCTGCTAGCTTGTGCTTCATCTTGAACTTGGCAGTTGCAGACATGCTGTTGGGATTTACCTGCTTTGGAACAGCTGTACTAGTGCTAAGCAGACAGAGTTTCGCTACCAGCAGGGAATTGTGCATGTTACGGATTTCACTTACAATCTCACCCTCCGCTGCCTCTATACTAACAATGGTCTCCGTCGCTTTCGATCGTTTTCTAGCCATAAAACTACCTTTACAGTACTGCCGACTGATGACAGATAAAATGGTGGCTTTGATCATGACCGGCCTCTGGATTGTAGCACTTCTAATTGGGTTCCTTCCATTGATCGTTCAGCAGCTACAGCCTAATGAATATAATGGTACCTGTACCCTGTTCTCGGTCGTCAATCCTAAGTATTTTATAATTGTATTTTGTGCTTGTTTTTTTCCGGCCTCATTAATCTTCGTCTACTTCTATAGCATAATCCTCAAAATAGCATATtcacacacacgccagatcctTGAAAGTGAGCGAATTAGCTCTGCCTCCAGCCCTGCTCCACCACCACGCTGTCACATCCGTGATGTCAAAGCGGTGAAGATTATAGCGATACTCGTTGGATGTTTTATGGTTGCGTGGACCCCGTTCTTCACTGCAAGCACCGTGCAAGCATGTTGCACCAAATGCAAATTACATAAAATCATTGAAGACTACCTCTGGCTTCTTGGTGTTTGCAACTCTTTGATGAATCCACTAATTTATTCCTATTGGCAAAAGGATGTGAGAATGCAGGTTTTTCAGATGTGCTGTTCTGCAAAAATCAGGATTTCTCCCATGTTCAGCTGCATCCATTGTCAGAGGAAAGTGGGTGACATCCAGAGCCCTGGAACTGTGAGATGGAATGAAGGCGAAATACATGGAACCTGTCCAGCAATTGGTACAGTCAGTTTTCACATGACGACGAATACACTGAAAG